In one window of Paenarthrobacter nicotinovorans DNA:
- a CDS encoding VOC family protein produces the protein MQKISTCLWFDGQAGEAAEFYTSTFANASMGQPMPGPDGTVIMVGFEIGGREFMALNGRPGLGFTEAISLVVNCENQDEVDRYWDALVDGGEEGRCGWLKDKFGVSWQIIPTAMPEFLNGPDEAGSRRAMEAMMTMGKLDLAVLKKAYDGD, from the coding sequence ATGCAGAAGATTTCCACTTGTTTGTGGTTCGACGGCCAAGCGGGGGAGGCAGCGGAGTTCTACACGTCGACGTTCGCAAATGCGTCCATGGGGCAGCCAATGCCGGGTCCCGATGGCACGGTCATCATGGTCGGATTCGAAATCGGGGGCCGGGAGTTCATGGCATTGAACGGAAGGCCGGGACTTGGCTTCACCGAGGCCATCTCCTTGGTTGTGAACTGCGAAAACCAAGATGAGGTGGATCGGTACTGGGACGCGCTGGTTGATGGGGGAGAGGAGGGCCGGTGCGGGTGGCTCAAAGACAAGTTCGGTGTCTCCTGGCAAATCATCCCGACCGCAATGCCCGAGTTTTTGAACGGTCCGGATGAGGCCGGATCCCGCCGTGCCATGGAGGCCATGATGACGATGGGAAAACTTGACCTGGCGGTGCTGAAAAAGGCCTACGACGGCGACTAG
- the ctaE gene encoding aa3-type cytochrome oxidase subunit III, producing the protein MTSATHAPSTPAHPTLNRPNLVSVGTVVWLSSELMFFAGLFAMYFTLRSTSGLMWAEETAKLNFPFALVNTIVLVASSFTCQMGVFAAERLEPRRTGGLLQFTRWGMTEWFTLTFIMGAFFVAGQTTEYAMLVSEHVSLSSNAYGSAFYMTTGFHGLHVIGGLIAFLFIIGRAFAAKKFGHFEATSAIVTSYYWHFVDVVWIGLFLVIYVLK; encoded by the coding sequence GTGACATCTGCGACCCATGCCCCCAGTACCCCGGCGCACCCGACGCTGAACCGCCCTAACTTGGTTTCTGTTGGAACCGTAGTTTGGCTGTCCAGTGAGTTGATGTTCTTCGCCGGCCTCTTTGCCATGTACTTCACCCTGCGATCCACATCAGGACTGATGTGGGCCGAGGAGACGGCCAAGCTCAACTTCCCGTTTGCGCTCGTCAACACCATCGTCCTTGTGGCAAGTTCCTTTACTTGCCAGATGGGCGTCTTTGCCGCCGAGCGGCTCGAACCCCGCCGCACCGGCGGGCTCTTGCAGTTCACCCGCTGGGGCATGACCGAATGGTTTACCCTCACCTTCATCATGGGTGCCTTCTTCGTTGCCGGGCAGACGACGGAATACGCCATGCTCGTATCCGAGCACGTATCCCTGTCCTCCAATGCCTACGGCTCCGCCTTCTACATGACCACGGGCTTCCACGGCCTCCACGTCATCGGCGGCCTGATCGCTTTCCTGTTCATCATCGGCCGTGCGTTTGCGGCCAAGAAGTTCGGACACTTTGAAGCGACGTCGGCAATCGTCACCTCGTACTACTGGCACTTCGTTGACGTTGTTTGGATTGGCCTCTTCCTGGTCATCTACGTCCTCAAGTAA
- a CDS encoding Lrp/AsnC family transcriptional regulator, protein MITAFVLIKTDASRIPETAEQISAIQGISEVYSVTGEWDLIAVARVSKHEDLADVIADRLSKVPSVVHTTTHIAFRAYSQHDLDAAFALGFE, encoded by the coding sequence GTGATCACCGCTTTTGTCCTGATCAAGACCGATGCCTCGCGCATCCCGGAAACCGCCGAACAAATCTCGGCCATCCAAGGCATCAGCGAGGTCTATTCAGTCACCGGCGAATGGGACCTCATCGCTGTTGCCCGGGTGTCCAAGCACGAGGATCTCGCGGACGTCATTGCAGATCGCTTGTCCAAGGTGCCTTCAGTGGTCCATACCACCACGCACATTGCGTTCCGCGCCTACTCACAGCATGACCTGGACGCCGCATTTGCCCTCGGTTTTGAATAA
- a CDS encoding ArnT family glycosyltransferase: MTILLALLAVLLRVYGVQQANDLFIDEVTYAEMARQMAEGQLPSILGSPFFLHPPGLFALDGMVIGVLGLGGGPMDLALQLRWVNAIVGVMTVVVCVLLVRRLVGLVPAVFAGAILASDPFVLRMDGRLMMETPAGLAVLTGWLLVLMALGQAPGRRRVLLEVAGGFAFGLALVTKDMTVMFTVGPLLSAVLWRQTLRAMTAMRIFACALVPYLVYLCVIASAGLLPAFVDQKTVGVLRITGVMQMTGFNSVTGTDLTGRLVELAGRFGTSYILLGLSLVSGALASLSRVQIRRIIGVYSFISGIVGAYSVFFGAAEEQFGYCVVLASLISTPVAATMVLERRPAARTFLVTAAALMSVISLALGLQARLTVDDGLVRARDFLTTRLPSDSQVGLTTVTEEFALLPHTNWEVLPSLKSLSDRGAEYVLTQGRQLREGYGYAAPELVEWLKANAEPVYSFTGPTSGETVVWRLDRSKLDAAVEAGHTIPPVTGGYP; the protein is encoded by the coding sequence ATGACGATCCTCCTGGCATTGCTGGCGGTGCTGCTTCGCGTCTACGGCGTCCAGCAAGCCAATGACCTGTTCATTGACGAAGTAACGTATGCGGAAATGGCCAGGCAGATGGCGGAGGGCCAACTTCCGTCTATTCTGGGGTCTCCTTTCTTCCTTCATCCCCCGGGGCTGTTTGCGCTCGACGGAATGGTCATTGGAGTGTTGGGGCTAGGTGGCGGCCCCATGGACCTGGCCCTGCAGTTGCGGTGGGTCAACGCAATTGTGGGCGTCATGACGGTAGTCGTCTGCGTTCTGCTGGTGCGCCGGCTCGTCGGCCTGGTACCTGCAGTTTTCGCCGGTGCGATCCTGGCAAGTGACCCGTTTGTGCTGCGCATGGACGGCCGATTGATGATGGAGACCCCAGCGGGGCTGGCCGTACTTACAGGTTGGCTGCTGGTCCTGATGGCTCTGGGTCAAGCGCCAGGTCGCCGGCGTGTGCTGCTGGAAGTTGCCGGCGGATTCGCTTTTGGACTGGCACTGGTGACCAAGGACATGACTGTCATGTTCACGGTGGGTCCTCTCCTGTCTGCCGTGCTGTGGCGCCAAACGCTTCGAGCAATGACCGCCATGAGGATCTTCGCCTGTGCACTGGTCCCCTACCTGGTGTATCTCTGCGTGATTGCCTCTGCAGGTTTGCTTCCTGCGTTCGTGGACCAGAAGACAGTAGGTGTCCTCAGGATTACCGGTGTTATGCAAATGACCGGCTTCAATTCAGTGACGGGCACGGACCTTACCGGACGTCTCGTGGAACTCGCCGGCCGGTTCGGCACCAGTTACATACTCCTTGGACTTTCGCTGGTGTCCGGCGCACTGGCGTCCTTGTCCCGGGTCCAAATTCGCCGCATCATCGGCGTGTACTCGTTCATCAGCGGCATCGTTGGCGCATATTCCGTCTTCTTCGGGGCTGCCGAGGAGCAGTTCGGCTATTGTGTGGTGCTTGCCTCCCTGATTTCCACTCCTGTCGCCGCGACCATGGTGCTTGAACGGCGACCCGCAGCCCGAACTTTTCTCGTTACTGCCGCGGCGCTGATGAGTGTCATCAGCCTTGCCCTCGGATTGCAGGCAAGGCTGACTGTTGATGACGGGCTGGTGCGCGCACGCGACTTTCTGACCACCCGGCTGCCTTCCGACTCACAGGTGGGCCTGACCACCGTGACTGAAGAATTCGCGCTGCTGCCACACACTAACTGGGAGGTCCTGCCTTCCTTGAAGTCGCTAAGCGACCGGGGCGCTGAATATGTCCTGACCCAGGGCAGGCAATTGCGCGAGGGATACGGCTACGCAGCTCCTGAGCTCGTGGAGTGGCTGAAGGCAAACGCTGAACCGGTCTACTCCTTTACCGGACCCACCTCGGGCGAGACTGTTGTCTGGCGCCTTGACCGATCGAAGCTGGACGCAGCAGTCGAAGCCGGGCACACGATCCCGCCTGTGACCGGCGGCTATCCGTAG
- a CDS encoding VOC family protein: MKLLQVAQHAGDLQRAAAFYSALLGSEPKALFDPPGLLFFDVGGVRLLLEEAAPSSLLYLEVGDLHGLVSGLKERGVRVISEPHMIFAHEDDLLGPAESEEWMAFIEDSEGNTVGLVSRVRPAGD, encoded by the coding sequence ATGAAACTGCTCCAGGTGGCCCAGCACGCCGGCGATCTGCAGCGGGCAGCTGCCTTCTACTCGGCACTGTTGGGCTCGGAACCGAAGGCGCTGTTCGACCCTCCCGGACTTCTGTTTTTCGATGTTGGCGGCGTGCGGCTGCTTCTGGAGGAGGCCGCGCCCTCATCCCTCTTGTATCTGGAGGTAGGTGACCTCCACGGCTTGGTGTCAGGTCTTAAGGAGCGCGGCGTCCGGGTCATATCTGAACCCCACATGATTTTCGCCCACGAAGACGACCTTTTGGGTCCTGCGGAGTCGGAGGAGTGGATGGCGTTCATCGAGGACAGCGAAGGCAATACGGTCGGGCTGGTCAGTCGGGTCAGGCCGGCGGGCGACTGA
- a CDS encoding DUF3054 domain-containing protein codes for MLSTSKSWLTAAAADLLLILVFAAIGRDAHARGDIISGAFITAWPFLVGALLGWLVLRVWRAPFAVWPSGVAVWLAAVIVGMMLRAVTGQTVVLPFVIVALISLGVFLLGFRAVIALVRRVSASRQRRA; via the coding sequence ATGCTTTCAACCTCGAAATCCTGGCTTACAGCCGCGGCCGCCGATCTTCTGCTGATTCTCGTGTTCGCTGCGATCGGCCGTGACGCCCATGCCCGCGGAGACATTATTTCCGGCGCCTTCATCACAGCATGGCCGTTCCTGGTAGGCGCGTTGCTCGGCTGGCTTGTCCTGCGGGTGTGGCGTGCGCCGTTCGCCGTCTGGCCATCCGGCGTGGCAGTGTGGCTCGCGGCCGTGATCGTCGGCATGATGTTGAGGGCCGTGACGGGACAAACCGTCGTCCTGCCGTTTGTCATTGTTGCGCTGATCAGCCTGGGTGTTTTCCTGCTTGGCTTCCGTGCGGTGATTGCGTTGGTCCGTCGGGTGTCGGCAAGCCGGCAACGCCGAGCCTGA
- a CDS encoding VOC family protein — MTTRLNPYISFLDNARDAINFYESVFGGELTLSTFGDFQASQDPAEADKVMHAQLTTPNGLTLMAADTPNGMEYNPGNNMSVSLSGEAADDAELRGYWEKLVDGGTVTVPLESAPWGDTFGMCVDRFGIAWLVNIAGEQQAQ; from the coding sequence ATGACCACCCGCCTCAATCCATACATCTCGTTCCTCGACAACGCCAGGGACGCAATCAATTTCTATGAGTCCGTCTTCGGCGGCGAATTGACTCTTAGCACCTTCGGGGACTTCCAGGCCAGCCAAGACCCTGCGGAAGCCGATAAGGTCATGCACGCCCAATTGACGACGCCGAACGGCCTGACGCTGATGGCGGCAGATACGCCCAACGGCATGGAGTACAACCCGGGTAACAACATGTCTGTCTCCTTGAGTGGTGAAGCTGCGGACGATGCGGAGCTGCGCGGCTACTGGGAGAAACTTGTCGACGGCGGCACGGTCACCGTGCCGCTCGAGAGCGCTCCGTGGGGCGACACCTTCGGCATGTGCGTGGACAGGTTTGGCATCGCATGGTTGGTCAACATCGCCGGGGAACAACAGGCCCAATAG
- the qcrA gene encoding cytochrome bc1 complex Rieske iron-sulfur subunit, with product MGNHSDGSPNHSGTVATAGQNEVEKFQDPGLPPHRLRLADTDPVAAKRAERQVAILFGTSVIGTLVFLVAYFAIDLGDDTTIATIRTQNLLLGLGTAFAMLGIGTGIVHWAKALMPDHEVSEERHAIRTEEDRQAAVRIVDDIVEETGIKRRPLIRNTLLGAVALAPLPALAIFGDLGPRPDKALAHTMWAPEGGKLKRLTRDPDGTPIKASDVTIGSAFHVIPEGLNELHEGKLNEKAKAVVLLMRLDPNSLNPSEGRESWSYNGIVAYSKICTHVGCPVALYEQQTHHLLCPCHQSTFDLTQECKVIFGPASRPLPQLPIAVDAEGYLVATSDFREPVGPSYWERDEHERLINS from the coding sequence ATGGGCAACCATAGTGACGGCAGTCCGAACCACTCGGGCACCGTAGCTACGGCTGGTCAGAATGAGGTGGAGAAGTTCCAGGATCCTGGACTCCCTCCGCATCGTTTGCGCCTGGCTGACACGGACCCGGTAGCCGCAAAGCGCGCCGAGCGTCAGGTAGCCATTCTGTTTGGCACCTCCGTCATCGGAACGCTGGTCTTCCTGGTGGCGTACTTCGCCATTGACCTTGGCGACGACACCACCATTGCAACCATCCGCACCCAGAACCTTCTTCTGGGCCTCGGCACGGCCTTCGCGATGCTCGGTATCGGCACCGGCATCGTGCACTGGGCCAAGGCCCTGATGCCCGATCACGAAGTCTCTGAAGAGCGCCACGCTATCCGTACCGAAGAGGACCGCCAGGCAGCTGTGCGCATCGTCGACGACATCGTCGAGGAAACCGGCATCAAGCGCCGTCCGCTGATCCGCAACACCCTTCTTGGTGCTGTCGCTTTGGCTCCCCTGCCCGCTCTTGCCATCTTTGGCGACTTGGGTCCGCGTCCTGACAAGGCTCTGGCGCACACCATGTGGGCTCCGGAGGGCGGCAAGCTCAAGCGCCTGACCCGCGACCCCGATGGCACACCCATCAAGGCCTCGGATGTCACCATCGGTTCGGCCTTCCACGTTATCCCCGAGGGCCTCAACGAGCTCCACGAGGGCAAGTTGAACGAAAAGGCCAAGGCCGTTGTCCTCTTGATGCGTCTGGACCCGAACTCGCTGAATCCTTCCGAGGGACGCGAGAGCTGGAGCTACAACGGAATCGTTGCTTACTCCAAGATCTGCACGCACGTCGGATGCCCTGTCGCTCTTTACGAGCAGCAGACGCACCACCTTCTGTGCCCGTGCCACCAGTCCACCTTTGACCTCACGCAGGAATGCAAGGTCATCTTCGGGCCGGCCAGCCGTCCGCTTCCCCAGCTGCCTATCGCGGTTGATGCAGAGGGCTACCTCGTCGCTACCAGCGACTTCAGAGAACCTGTAGGACCGAGTTACTGGGAGCGTGACGAGCATGAGCGCCTCATCAACAGCTGA
- a CDS encoding ATP-binding cassette domain-containing protein, which yields MTIAAGSDTQSPAMNIADTHDLIRVQGARENNLKDVSVEIPKRRLTVFTGVSGSGKSSLVFATIAAESQRMINETYSAFVQGFMPSLARPDVDVLEGLTTAIIVDQERMGSNPRSTVGTATDANAMLRILFSRLGQPHIGSPNAYSFNVPTVKASGAITVDRGEGRTKTEKASFNRLGGMCSRCEGMGSVNDFDLTALYDESKSLSEGALTIPGYSMDGWYGRIFSGTGYFNMDKPIAKFTKKELHDLLYREPTKVKVEGINLTYEGVIPKIQKSMLSKDVDALQPHVRAFVERAITFTTCPECEGTRLSPEARSSKIKGKSIADVCTMQITDLAEWIRQLDEPSVAPLLKGLQHLLDSFADIGLGYLSLDRPAGTLSGGEAQRTKMIRHLGSSLTDITYVFDEPTIGLHPHDIERMNQLLLQLRDKGNTVLVVEHKPESIAIADHIIDLGPGAGTGGGTVCYEGDLDGLRGSDTITGRHLDDRASIKATFRKAKGQLEVRGASTNNLQSVDAEIPLGVLCVLTGVAGSGKSSLIHGSVAKRDGVLVIDQGAIRGSRRSNPATYTGLLEPIRKAFAKANGVKPALFSSNSEGACPTCNGAGVIYTDLGVMATVESTCEECEGKRFQASVLEYKLGERNIAEVLAMSVNEAEGFFSEGEARTPAAHKILDRLADVGLGYLTLGQPLTTLSGGERQRLKLATQMSEKGDIYILDEPTTGLHLADVQNLLGMLDRLVESGKSVIVIEHHQAVMAHADWIIDLGPGAGHDGGRIVFAGTPAELVAGKATLTGKHLAAYVGA from the coding sequence ATGACTATTGCTGCCGGTTCGGACACGCAATCTCCCGCGATGAACATTGCCGATACCCACGACCTCATCAGGGTCCAGGGCGCCCGCGAAAACAACCTGAAAGATGTCAGCGTCGAAATTCCGAAGCGACGGCTGACGGTGTTTACCGGCGTCTCGGGATCCGGCAAGAGCTCCCTGGTTTTCGCCACCATTGCTGCAGAATCGCAGCGCATGATCAATGAAACCTACAGCGCGTTTGTCCAGGGCTTCATGCCGTCTTTGGCACGACCTGATGTGGACGTGCTTGAAGGACTGACGACGGCGATCATCGTGGACCAGGAGAGAATGGGCTCCAACCCCCGTTCAACGGTGGGCACGGCCACAGATGCCAACGCCATGCTCCGCATTCTCTTCAGCCGCCTCGGACAGCCCCACATTGGATCTCCCAACGCGTATTCCTTCAATGTCCCCACGGTAAAGGCGAGCGGGGCGATCACTGTGGATCGCGGCGAGGGCAGGACCAAAACGGAGAAAGCCTCCTTCAACCGCCTCGGTGGAATGTGCTCACGCTGCGAAGGCATGGGCTCGGTCAACGACTTCGACCTCACAGCTCTTTACGATGAGAGCAAATCGCTCAGCGAAGGCGCGCTCACGATTCCCGGCTACAGCATGGATGGCTGGTACGGACGCATCTTCAGCGGTACAGGCTACTTCAACATGGACAAGCCGATCGCCAAATTCACCAAAAAGGAACTCCACGACCTTCTCTACCGGGAGCCCACCAAGGTCAAGGTGGAAGGAATCAACCTCACCTACGAGGGCGTGATCCCGAAGATCCAAAAGTCGATGCTTTCCAAGGACGTTGACGCTCTGCAGCCCCACGTCCGCGCCTTTGTGGAGAGGGCCATCACATTCACCACCTGTCCTGAGTGCGAGGGCACCAGGTTGAGTCCGGAGGCCAGGTCTTCCAAGATCAAAGGCAAGAGCATCGCTGACGTGTGCACAATGCAGATCACCGATCTCGCTGAGTGGATCCGCCAGCTCGATGAGCCCTCAGTCGCGCCCCTGCTCAAGGGACTGCAGCATCTCCTGGACTCCTTCGCGGACATCGGCCTGGGTTACCTTTCGCTGGACCGCCCGGCTGGCACCCTGTCCGGGGGTGAGGCCCAGCGCACCAAGATGATCCGGCATCTGGGTTCGTCCCTGACCGACATCACTTATGTGTTCGACGAGCCAACCATCGGGCTACACCCCCACGACATTGAGCGGATGAACCAGTTGCTGCTCCAACTGCGGGACAAGGGCAACACCGTACTGGTGGTCGAACACAAGCCGGAAAGCATCGCCATCGCGGACCACATCATCGACCTTGGTCCGGGGGCTGGTACCGGCGGCGGCACGGTGTGCTACGAGGGCGACCTGGACGGGCTGCGGGGGAGTGACACCATTACCGGGAGGCATCTTGACGACCGCGCCTCCATAAAGGCCACATTCCGTAAGGCCAAAGGACAATTGGAAGTCCGCGGCGCTTCAACCAACAACCTTCAGAGCGTGGACGCGGAAATTCCCCTTGGTGTCCTGTGCGTCCTGACCGGGGTTGCGGGATCCGGAAAGAGTTCACTGATCCACGGATCGGTGGCCAAGCGCGATGGCGTACTGGTCATCGATCAAGGTGCCATCCGAGGATCCCGAAGGAGCAATCCTGCCACCTACACCGGCCTGCTCGAACCCATCCGCAAGGCCTTTGCCAAGGCCAACGGCGTGAAGCCGGCCCTCTTCAGTTCGAACTCCGAGGGCGCCTGCCCAACGTGCAATGGCGCCGGCGTCATCTATACGGATCTCGGCGTCATGGCGACAGTCGAATCGACTTGTGAGGAATGTGAAGGAAAGCGCTTTCAGGCCTCCGTTCTGGAGTACAAGCTGGGGGAGCGCAATATTGCAGAAGTGCTTGCAATGTCGGTCAACGAGGCTGAAGGCTTCTTCAGCGAGGGGGAAGCGCGAACGCCTGCGGCCCACAAGATCCTGGACCGGCTCGCCGATGTCGGGCTTGGCTACCTGACGTTGGGCCAGCCATTGACCACGTTGTCAGGTGGTGAGCGGCAACGGCTCAAACTGGCCACGCAGATGTCCGAGAAGGGCGACATTTACATCCTCGATGAGCCCACCACGGGTTTGCACCTGGCGGATGTCCAAAACCTGCTGGGCATGTTGGACCGCTTGGTCGAGTCCGGGAAATCCGTCATTGTGATCGAACACCATCAGGCGGTCATGGCTCACGCCGACTGGATCATCGACCTTGGCCCTGGTGCGGGTCACGACGGCGGCAGGATAGTTTTCGCAGGAACGCCGGCTGAGCTTGTGGCTGGAAAAGCAACACTGACCGGCAAACACTTGGCCGCTTACGTAGGCGCATGA
- the qcrC gene encoding cytochrome bc1 complex diheme cytochrome c subunit, which produces MKALSQKRRHPLAAIALLLMGLLLTGGLYAVATSVNQAKADTTSYSASDVEEGGKLFAANCATCHGMGASGTQDGPSLVGVGAAAVDFQVGTGRMPMQMNGPQAQQKPAQFNEEQTKQLSAYVASLGAGPAIPEEHLLDGKGDAAKGGELFRVNCAMCHNAAAAGGALTRGKFAPALAGVSSQHIYEAMATGPQNMPVFNDSNVTPEDKRDIITFLKTIEANGSPGGADLGSLGPVSEGLFVWVAGLGVIIAFTIWLTSRTS; this is translated from the coding sequence GTGAAGGCACTCTCGCAGAAGCGACGTCACCCACTGGCAGCCATAGCGCTGCTATTGATGGGCCTCCTCCTCACTGGTGGGCTGTACGCCGTTGCCACATCTGTCAACCAGGCCAAGGCCGACACCACAAGCTACAGCGCCAGTGACGTAGAAGAAGGCGGCAAGCTTTTCGCCGCCAACTGCGCCACCTGCCACGGCATGGGTGCCAGCGGAACCCAGGACGGCCCCTCGCTGGTCGGCGTGGGTGCTGCTGCGGTTGACTTCCAGGTTGGTACCGGTCGTATGCCCATGCAGATGAACGGCCCGCAGGCCCAGCAGAAGCCCGCCCAGTTCAATGAAGAGCAGACCAAGCAGCTCTCTGCCTATGTTGCATCCCTTGGCGCAGGCCCGGCCATTCCGGAAGAGCACCTCCTGGACGGCAAGGGAGACGCTGCCAAGGGTGGCGAACTCTTCCGCGTCAACTGCGCCATGTGCCACAACGCAGCTGCTGCTGGTGGAGCCCTGACACGAGGCAAGTTCGCTCCGGCTCTTGCAGGCGTCAGCTCACAGCACATTTATGAGGCAATGGCCACGGGCCCGCAGAACATGCCCGTGTTCAACGACTCGAACGTCACCCCTGAAGACAAGCGCGACATCATCACCTTCCTGAAGACCATTGAAGCCAATGGTTCGCCGGGTGGCGCTGACCTTGGATCCCTCGGCCCGGTCTCCGAAGGCCTGTTCGTGTGGGTTGCCGGCTTGGGTGTCATCATCGCATTCACGATCTGGCTGACGTCCCGCACGTCCTGA
- the trpD gene encoding anthranilate phosphoribosyltransferase, translating to MTSPASAPAASNTWPGLISALINGDDLAVDNTAWAMNTIMSGEATPSQIAGFLVALRAKGETVEELAGLVEAMVQHANPISISGEKLDIVGTGGDRLNTVNISTMAALVAAGAGAKVVKHGNRAASSTSGSADVLEALGVRLDLSIDQVARNAEEAGITFCFAQVFHPSFRHTAVPRRELAVPTAFNFLGPMTNPAHVQASAVGVANARMAPLVAGVLARRGSRGLVFRGDDGLDELTPTGPSTVWEIRDGSVTEEVFTPAELGIKPSTVADLRGGDATVNAGVVREVLDGKPGPVRDAVLLNAAAGLVAFDLHADGSLLDRMRAAFGRATESIDSGLAAGVLAKWTALSQS from the coding sequence GTGACTTCTCCGGCATCGGCACCTGCAGCCAGCAATACCTGGCCAGGGCTCATCTCAGCACTGATCAACGGCGACGACCTTGCAGTGGACAACACAGCGTGGGCCATGAACACGATCATGTCCGGAGAAGCTACTCCATCGCAGATTGCAGGCTTCCTGGTGGCCTTGCGGGCCAAGGGCGAGACCGTTGAGGAGCTTGCTGGTCTGGTGGAGGCCATGGTCCAGCATGCCAATCCCATTTCGATCTCGGGTGAAAAGCTGGACATCGTTGGAACCGGCGGGGACCGCCTCAACACTGTGAATATCTCCACAATGGCGGCACTGGTGGCTGCGGGCGCCGGAGCCAAGGTTGTAAAGCACGGCAACCGGGCTGCTTCATCGACCTCGGGCTCGGCGGATGTCCTGGAGGCACTCGGTGTGCGCCTGGATCTGTCCATCGACCAGGTGGCGCGCAACGCGGAAGAGGCCGGAATCACGTTCTGCTTTGCTCAAGTCTTCCACCCCTCGTTCAGGCACACGGCAGTCCCTCGGCGGGAATTGGCCGTTCCTACGGCGTTCAACTTCCTGGGTCCCATGACCAACCCCGCACATGTCCAGGCATCTGCCGTGGGCGTGGCGAATGCGCGGATGGCGCCCCTTGTTGCCGGCGTGCTGGCCCGCCGCGGTAGCCGCGGCCTTGTGTTCCGTGGAGATGACGGGCTTGATGAACTTACGCCAACGGGGCCATCCACGGTGTGGGAGATCAGGGACGGTTCCGTGACAGAAGAGGTGTTCACACCTGCCGAGCTCGGTATCAAACCGTCCACCGTAGCGGACCTCCGTGGTGGGGACGCCACGGTGAATGCTGGCGTCGTCCGGGAAGTGCTTGACGGCAAGCCCGGTCCCGTCAGGGACGCGGTGCTCCTCAACGCAGCTGCAGGGTTGGTGGCATTCGATCTCCACGCTGACGGAAGCCTGCTGGACCGGATGCGGGCTGCCTTCGGCAGGGCAACTGAGTCGATTGATTCCGGGTTGGCTGCCGGAGTGCTGGCCAAATGGACGGCCCTCAGCCAAAGCTGA